From a single Apium graveolens cultivar Ventura chromosome 2, ASM990537v1, whole genome shotgun sequence genomic region:
- the LOC141708568 gene encoding uncharacterized protein LOC141708568, protein MKALVSVIRRVCSATSKFTFLKKFEPFRLFSSSSASLLTLESSSFKENPFVSAHDCIALNNHGSGQNVHATCACISAESTTANDRVCLGFQGNGIIKSVSDENNLVYWFHQQPEDIDRLKRIKSILANYGWNFCFSKYSYRDIVIDQCNIIRILNSLYEESRDASLAFFFYQWSQFCGDSKHSLPTICRMIHILIAGNMNHRSIDLLCYLARENDGEDQWHLLMKVLHETHIDPKGLKTAYSMLVDCYIKENMTHIALGLSLRMKSYNLFPSKGVINSLINGLIQSEQVEPAWDYLEEIQIQGLVSDASVMSIFIQSYCRKGNLKCAWKLLSEMKNYGITPDVVVYTILINALCKIDLIREATSLLFKLTYMGITPDSISVSAVIDGICKTGGFDEAINILKIFRFPPNVYIYNSFIAKLCRDGNMALALNIFQEMIELGFLPDCHSYTTILGGYCKLGDYNGALIFWGKILKSGIEVSIATYTTLIDCSCKSGDMDTAEYIFLAMVKEGLVPDMAAYNTLIHGYARMGHLYKAFGIMDVMKSAGISPNIVSYNAIIHGLILEGFASEARDILDELICRGFSPDVVTFTNLIAEYASKGNFKEAYLMWFHLNDMHIKPDVVMCSALLYGYCRVHLMEEADALFRKMLGIGLVPDVILYNMLIRGFCYFGNMDDACRLVDMMVRQGIIPNDVTYQALAFGYKKNWARNPVETAAFKVQQILQKYGIGTDFYSIDNLYYSR, encoded by the coding sequence ATGAAGGCATTGGTTTCGGTTATTAGAAGAGTTTGTTCTGCCACATCCAAATTTACGTTCCTTAAGAAATTTGAACCGTTTAGGCTCTTCTCCTCGTCCTCCGCCTCTTTGCTAACACTAGAGTCTTCGTCCTTCAAGGAGAATCCGTTCGTGTCTGCTCACGATTGCATTGCTCTAAATAATCATGGATCTGGTCAAAATGTTCATGCCACATGTGCATGCATTTCAGCTGAATCTACTACTGCAAATGATAGGGTTTGTCTTGGATTTCAGGGGAATGGCATTATCAAGTCCGTTAGTGATGAGAATAATTTGGTGTATTGGTTTCATCAACAACCGGAGGACATTGACCGTTTAAAAAGAATTAAATCAATTCTTGCTAATTATGGTTGGAACTTCTGCTTTAGTAAATACAGTTATAGAGATATAGTGATAGATCAGTGCAACATTATACGGATTTTGAATAGTCTTTACGAGGAAAGCAGGGATGCTTCTCTTGCTTTTTTCTTTTACCAGTGGTCTCAATTTTGTGGAGATTCAAAGCACAGTTTACCTACAATATGCAGAATGATACACATTTTAATTGCTGGGAATATGAACCACAGATCAATTGATCTACTCTGTTATCTTGCACGGGAAAATGACGGAGAAGATCAATGGCATTTGCTGATGAAAGTCCTTCATGAAACCCACATTGATCCAAAGGGCTTGAAAACTGCATACAGCATGCTTGTAGACTGCTATATTAAGGAAAATATGACCCATATTGCTCTGGGGTTAAGCCTTCGAATGAAGTCTTATAATCTCTTTCCATCTAAAGGGGTTATTAATTCACTTATCAACGGATTAATACAGTCTGAACAAGTAGAACCAGCATGGGATTACTTGGAAGAGATTCAAATTCAGGGGCTGGTTTCTGATGCTTCAGTTATGAGCATATTTATTCAGAGTTACTGTAGAAAAGGCAATCTCAAATGTGCTTGGAAGCTACTGTCGGAAATGAAAAACTACGGGATCACTCCCGATGTAGTTGTATATACTATATTAATTAATGCCCTCTGTAAAATAGACCTTATAAGGGAGGCCACCTCATTGTTATTTAAACTGACCTACATGGGTATCACTCCGGATTCAATATCTGTTAGTGCTGTGATTGATGGTATCTGCAAAACGGGTGGTTTTGATGAAGCAATTAACATTTTGAAGATATTTAGGTTTCCACCCAATGTTTATATCTACAATAGTTTCATTGCAAAATTGTGTAGAGATGGTAACATGGCGCTAGCATTAAATATTTTCCAGGAGATGATAGAGTTGGGCTTTCTTCCAGACTGTCATAGTTATACTACTATACTTGGAGGATACTGCAAACTGGGGGATTATAATGGTGCTCTTATATTTTGGGGGAAGATTTTGAAGAGTGGAATTGAAGTGTCTATTGCTACCTACACCACATTAATTGATTGTTCCTGCAAGTCTGGAGATATGGATACTGCAGAGTATATATTCCTGGCTATGGTTAAAGAGGGACTGGTACCTGACATGGCTGCATACAATACCCTAATACATGGGTATGCAAGAATGGGCCACTTATACAAGGCTTTCGGTATTATGGATGTGATGAAATCTGCCGGCATATCGCCCAATATTGTTTCATATAACGCCATCATTCACGGTCTTATCCTTGAAGGATTTGCAAGTGAAGCGAGAGATATACTGGATGAGCTCATATGTAGAGGCTTTTCTCCTGATGTTGTAACATTTACCAATCTCATCGCTGAATACGCAAGTAAAGGAAACTTTAAAGAGGCTTACCTTATGTGGTTTCACCTCAATGACATGCACATAAAGCCTGATGTTGTGATGTGCAGTGCTCTTCTTTATGGGTATTGTAGGGTGCATCTCATGGAAGAGGCTGATGCTCTTTTTCGCAAGATGCTTGGAATAGGTCTGGTTCCAGATGTGATATTGTATAACATGCTTATACGTGGTTTTTGTTATTTCGGAAATATGGATGATGCATGCCGGTTGGTTGATATGATGGTTAGGCAGGGTATCATTCCAAATGATGTTACTTACCAGGCACTTGCTTTCGGATATAAGAAAAATTGGGCTCGGAATCCTGTTGAAACTGCAGCTTTTAAGGTGCAACAAATACTTCAGAAATATGGCATTGGCACAGATTTTTACTCTATTGATAATTTGTACTACAGTAGGTGA
- the LOC141708570 gene encoding monothiol glutaredoxin-S6-like, giving the protein MAMVMSLGAETPVVIFSKTSCCMSHSIIILIRKYGANTTIHELDQHPNGQQLERELEALGRKTSTPAVFIGKQLIGGANEVMSLHVKGKLIPLLLEAKAIWV; this is encoded by the coding sequence ATGGCTATGGTCATGAGTTTGGGAGCTGAAACACCTGTGGTAATTTTCAGCAAAACATCGTGCTGCATGTCACACAGTATAATTATACTAATACGCAAATATGGGGCAAACACAACAATCCACGAGCTCGATCAGCATCCAAATGGACAGCAGCTGGAGAGGGAACTTGAGGCATTGGGCCGTAAAACAAGCACACCAGCTGTGTTCATAGGGAAGCAGCTTATTGGAGGTGCTAATGAAGTCATGAGTCTACATGTTAAAGGCAAGTTAATCCCACTTCTCTTGGAGGCTAAGGCCATTTGGGTATAG
- the LOC141701638 gene encoding uncharacterized protein LOC141701638, which translates to MDMDQEPKKEISPGAWTLKVDGSSTSERSGAGLILRSPEGFKIQTSISFSFPATNNQAEYEALIAGLKLSRTLRVQDLKIYSDSQIVVKQTNGEYIAKDPTLAKYQALVQSYLASIPSHQVLQI; encoded by the coding sequence ATGGACATGGATCAGGAGCCAAAAAAGGAAATTAGTCCGGGAGCCTGGACCTTAAAggtagatggttcttcaacaagcgAGAGGTCAGGAGCCGGACTCATACTCAGGAGTCCAGAAGGATTCAAGATTCAGACATCTATATCCTTCAGCTTCCCAGCAACAAACAatcaagcagaatatgaggcgTTGATCGCGGGACTAAAGCTCTCCCGGACTCTTAGGGTCCAGGACttaaaaatctacagcgactcccagatagtCGTCAAGCAAACAAATGGAGAATACATAGCAAAGGACCCTACTCTGGCGAAGTACCAAGCACTGGTTCAGAGCTACTTAGCTTCAATCCCAAGCCACCAAGTCCTTCAGATATGA
- the LOC141706334 gene encoding monothiol glutaredoxin-S2-like codes for MEATQCITCKAIHSSIYFLLTSSTETPHNQVLVTHQVHCKRKFSQLIKYLAYFSLVAMALVTRMGNEYPVVIFSKSSCSMSHSIKTLICSFGANPVVYEIDEHPNGQQMEKELKALGRKPSVPAVFIGQELIGGANEVFSLHLKGKLVPLLKNANAIWV; via the coding sequence ATGGAGGCTACACAATGCATCACTTGTAAAGCCATTCACTCGTCTATTTATTTTCTACTCACTTCTTCAACGGAAACCCCTCACAACCAAGTTCTAGTAACTCATCAAGTACATTGCAAAAGAAAATTCTCACAGTTAATCAAATATCTTGCGTATTTCTCACTTGTAGCAATGGCATTGGTCACAAGAATGGGCAACGAATATCCAGTTGTGATCTTCAGCAAGAGCTCTTGCTCGATGTCGCATTCCATTAAGACACTTATATGCAGCTTTGGGGCAAATCCTGTGGTATACGAGATTGATGAACATCCAAATGGTCAGCAAATGGAAAAAGAACTGAAAGCATTAGGACGCAAGCCTAGCGTACCAGCTGTGTTCATAGGCCAGGAGCTTATCGGGGGAGCTAATGAAGTGTTCAGCCTCCATCTAAAGGGCAAGCTGGTGCCACTTCTCAAAAATGCTAATGCTATATGGGTGTAG
- the LOC141706335 gene encoding monothiol glutaredoxin-S2-like: MALVTGMGIEYPVVIFSKSTCSMSHSIKTLICSFGANPIVYEIDEHEDGKKMEKELKALGRAPSVPAVFIGQELVGGANEVFALHLERKLVPLLKNANAIWL; this comes from the coding sequence ATGGCATTAGTGACAGGAATGGGCATCGAATATCCAGTAGTGATCTTCAGCAAAAGCACTTGCTCCATGTCCCATTCCATCAAGACACTTATATGCAGCTTTGGGGCAAACCCAATTGTTTATGAGATTGATGAACATGAAGATGGTAAGAAAATGGAGAAGGAACTGAAAGCATTAGGACGTGCGCCAAGCGTACCAGCTGTGTTCATAGGTCAGGAACTAGTTGGAGGAGCAAATGAGGTTTTTGCCCTCCATCTAGAGCGCAAGCTGGTTCCACTCCTCAAGAATGCTAATGCTATATGGTTGTAA
- the LOC141706336 gene encoding glutaredoxin-C11-like, which yields MDMIRDLASMKAAVIFTKSSCCMCHSIKVLFYEHGASPAVHELDQEADGREMEYALQRLGCNPSVPAVFIGGKYIGSAKDVISMHVDGSLKEKLIEARAIWF from the coding sequence ATGGATATGATAAGAGACCTTGCATCAATGAAGGCTGCAGTGATCTTTACCAAGAGCTCATGCTGCATGTGCCATAGCATTAAGGTGCTCTTTTATGAACATGGTGCAAGCCCCGCAGTTCATGAACTTGATCAAGAAGCAGATGGAAGGGAAATGGAATATGCGCTTCAAAGGCTAGGTTGTAATCCTTCTGTCCCAGCAGTTTTCATAGGTGGAAAATATATAGGTTCGGCCAAGGATGTCATATCCATGCATGTAGATGGATCACTAAAAGAAAAGCTAATCGAAGCCAGAGCTATCTGGTTCTAA
- the LOC141706337 gene encoding glutaredoxin-C13-like — protein sequence MDKIMRVTSENGVVIFSKTTCCLCYAVNILFHELKVEPVVHEIDQDPEGREIEKALLRMGCNNPAVPAVFINGKLIGSTNEVMSLHLSGSLIPQLKPYQNIS from the coding sequence ATGGACAAAATAATGCGAGTAACCTCAGAAAATGGAGTGGTGATCTTTAGCAAGACTACGTGTTGTTTATGCTATGCTGTGAACATTTTGTTTCATGAACTTAAGGTAGAACCCGTGGTTCATGAAATCGATCAAGATCCCGAGGGAAgggaaatagagaaggctttgTTGAGGATGGGATGCAATAACCCAGCGGTGCCAGCTGTGTTTATAAATGGAAAGCTTATCGGTTCCACCAATGAAGTCATGTCCCTCCACCTCAGTGGCTCTCTCATTCCTCAACTGAAGCCTTATCAGAATATCTCTTAA